One bacterium DNA segment encodes these proteins:
- the nuoK gene encoding NADH-quinone oxidoreductase subunit NuoK, translating to MEIGLGHYLSLAAILFGVGFFGALTRRNAIGILMSIELMFNAVNINLVAFNRFITPTDLTGQLFAIFTIVIAAAEVTVGLAIVMLIYRNFRDIFVDNINLMKW from the coding sequence ATGGAAATCGGACTCGGACATTATCTGTCGCTGGCGGCGATTCTCTTTGGCGTCGGATTCTTCGGCGCTCTCACTCGTCGCAACGCCATTGGAATTCTGATGTCGATTGAACTGATGTTCAACGCCGTCAATATCAATCTCGTTGCGTTCAATCGTTTCATTACGCCGACCGATCTCACCGGACAGCTCTTTGCGATTTTCACGATCGTGATCGCTGCCGCCGAAGTCACTGTCGGTTTGGCGATTGTCATGCTGATCTATCGCAACTTCCGCGATATCTTTGTGGATAACATCAACCTGATGAAATGGTAA
- a CDS encoding NADH-quinone oxidoreductase subunit I codes for MPTAYKLNPISGIKNLLIGLWVTLRHLFSKSITLQYPTERWEMPERSRGVVVLLSDKESGDLNCTACILCAKACPVGAIRIDRHRGDDKRWKLDSFSIDNTICCYCGLCQEACNFDAIKLTPKYEFSSYDKASLIYDVHRLQELGRDVDFVPTAKKAAPKPAATTPAPAGDAATAVATPAPAPATEPEKPVEPKGEGE; via the coding sequence ATGCCAACCGCATACAAACTGAATCCCATTTCGGGAATAAAGAACCTGCTCATCGGTTTGTGGGTCACGTTGCGGCATCTGTTCAGCAAATCTATCACGCTTCAATATCCGACTGAGCGCTGGGAAATGCCCGAACGTTCCCGCGGTGTTGTAGTTCTGCTTTCCGACAAGGAGTCGGGCGATCTCAATTGTACCGCCTGTATTCTCTGCGCCAAAGCCTGTCCTGTCGGCGCAATCCGCATCGATCGTCACCGCGGCGACGACAAGCGCTGGAAACTCGATTCATTCTCAATTGACAATACAATCTGTTGCTATTGCGGTCTCTGTCAGGAGGCCTGCAACTTCGATGCGATCAAACTTACGCCGAAGTACGAATTCTCTTCTTACGATAAAGCCAGTTTGATTTACGACGTCCATCGCTTGCAGGAACTTGGCCGTGATGTTGATTTCGTTCCGACCGCCAAGAAAGCCGCTCCGAAACCGGCAGCCACAACTCCGGCTCCAGCAGGCGACGCGGCAACCGCCGTTGCAACACCGGCACCGGCACCGGCCACAGAACCTGAAAAGCCTGTCGAACCCAAGGGAGAGGGCGAATAG
- a CDS encoding NADH-quinone oxidoreductase subunit N yields MLSTVGMMFLISTNELITLYVALELTTIPLFVLAAYRKDSLSSSEAGLKYLILGAVSSAILLYGISMIYGLTGTTFINLAFGRLLEQSLGMLTLTQEVNMAFIIAMIMMIAGFGFKLALVPFHMWAPDVYEGAPTPVTSFLSVASKGAGVAAFARVFYSALPSFGEFYWGIMIATLAAAAMIIGNITAVLQSNVKRMLAYSSIAHAGYLLIGFVSLPANMDAIPLGPASIMFYMLAYLFANMGAFACAIAFEKNYGSYEIKDYQGLSKHSPALALTFTIFLLSLAGIPPMVGFFAKYYIFLAGWPGYSWLVIVGILTSVISLYYYANIIKQMYFNRTETTLAKATFDSPLLITLVLTAVGTILFGIFPESVIKFANTAFEAFPF; encoded by the coding sequence TTGCTCTCGACCGTCGGAATGATGTTCCTCATCTCGACCAATGAACTGATTACACTATATGTCGCGCTCGAATTGACGACGATTCCGCTTTTCGTGTTGGCAGCGTACCGCAAGGACAGCCTCTCGTCCTCTGAGGCCGGCCTGAAGTACCTGATTCTCGGCGCCGTCTCGTCGGCAATACTGCTCTACGGTATCTCGATGATCTATGGCTTGACCGGCACGACCTTCATCAACTTGGCATTTGGTCGTCTGCTCGAACAGTCGCTCGGAATGTTGACTCTGACGCAGGAAGTCAACATGGCATTTATCATCGCGATGATCATGATGATCGCCGGATTCGGATTCAAACTTGCCTTGGTGCCGTTCCACATGTGGGCGCCTGATGTGTACGAAGGCGCACCAACTCCTGTGACCTCGTTCTTGTCGGTCGCTTCCAAGGGCGCCGGAGTTGCGGCATTTGCCCGAGTCTTCTACTCGGCGTTGCCGTCATTTGGCGAGTTCTACTGGGGTATCATGATTGCCACACTGGCTGCCGCGGCAATGATCATCGGAAATATCACCGCCGTGCTGCAATCCAATGTCAAACGTATGCTTGCCTATTCCTCGATTGCGCACGCTGGATACTTGCTGATCGGTTTCGTCTCGCTGCCCGCGAATATGGATGCCATTCCGCTTGGTCCGGCATCAATCATGTTCTATATGCTCGCTTACCTGTTTGCCAACATGGGCGCATTCGCCTGCGCGATTGCTTTCGAAAAAAATTATGGCTCCTATGAAATCAAGGATTATCAAGGACTCTCAAAGCATTCGCCTGCTTTGGCGCTAACCTTCACGATATTTTTGCTATCCCTTGCCGGAATTCCGCCGATGGTCGGATTCTTTGCCAAGTATTACATCTTCCTCGCCGGATGGCCGGGATATTCCTGGCTGGTCATTGTCGGTATTTTGACTTCCGTCATCTCGCTTTACTACTATGCCAACATCATCAAGCAGATGTACTTCAATCGCACCGAAACCACGCTTGCCAAAGCGACCTTCGACAGCCCGCTGTTGATTACGCTGGTCCTGACTGCCGTCGGTACGATCCTGTTCGGAATTTTCCCCGAATCCGTCATCAAGTTTGCCAACACCGCTTTTGAAGCGTTCCCGTTTTAG
- a CDS encoding DUF502 domain-containing protein yields MSPEGSISNIFKKYIIAGVLVIVPLIITYVVLRFLLSSVDGILSPLLIRYLGYDIPGLGIAIVVLLIILTGVLTHGVLGRQVVALWDALLGRVPFVRTVYLASKQLLQSITNPKESMFQRVVIIPYPREGMYVFAFASNEVTLDTVPGNDSFVAVFVPSTPTPFTGFTYLVKKEEVYPTTISVEDAVKFMVSGGIVAPDSLVKHTGGEGLIH; encoded by the coding sequence ATGAGCCCCGAAGGTAGTATTAGCAACATATTCAAGAAATATATCATCGCTGGTGTATTGGTAATTGTCCCACTGATCATTACCTATGTCGTTTTGCGATTTCTGCTTAGTTCCGTTGATGGTATTCTCTCTCCGCTTCTGATTCGATATCTCGGCTACGACATTCCCGGTCTTGGAATCGCGATCGTCGTTTTGCTCATCATTCTCACCGGTGTTCTGACCCACGGCGTCCTTGGCCGCCAGGTAGTAGCATTGTGGGATGCGCTCTTGGGGCGCGTACCATTTGTGCGGACAGTCTATCTCGCCTCGAAACAGCTTCTGCAGTCGATTACCAACCCCAAAGAAAGCATGTTCCAGCGGGTGGTAATTATTCCGTATCCGCGCGAAGGAATGTATGTCTTTGCCTTTGCAAGCAATGAGGTTACACTTGACACTGTGCCGGGAAATGATAGTTTCGTTGCAGTGTTTGTTCCGTCGACGCCAACTCCGTTTACGGGATTTACCTATCTTGTGAAGAAAGAGGAAGTTTATCCGACCACTATTAGTGTGGAAGATGCGGTCAAGTTTATGGTCTCAGGCGGCATTGTTGCTCCGGACTCGCTTGTCAAGCATACCGGTGGAGAAGGGTTGATACATTGA
- the nuoL gene encoding NADH-quinone oxidoreductase subunit L: MRELSWIIPLLPLTAFCLIVFFTRENRKLSSAISLGAIGTAFLYAVSLLIQQLGDNTPFELNYIWASFPTLKLEVGIYIDALTSIMLVVVTTVSMLVQIYSLGYMHGDPRFSRYYSYLSLFTFSMLGLVLANNFFLIFVFWELVGLTSYLLIGFWFEKKTAADAGKKAFITTRIGDFGFLIGVILLAAYCGTLNYQEVFSQVAGGVIPPAVLTFAGIAIFCGAIGKSAQFPLHVWLPDAMEGPTPVSALIHAATMVAAGVYLVARSMSLFEHSPDAALFVAVIGIITSLLAASIALVQNDIKRILAYSTVSQLGYMIMALGLGSFTAGTLHLMTHAFFKACLFLCAGSVIHAVHSQDIQKMGGLRHKMPITYWSMLIATLSIAGIFPLSGFWSKDEIVASTLGHPIFMALTLLVAFMTSFYMFRLIFLTFYGESRDHHAYEHAHESPRTMTTPLIVLGVLSVCAGWVAIPWLSHGYSMFAYVHEPHHAEAHISIMLISTLVAFSGIGLAYLMYIKKSISPQALGAKFKGLYTLLYNKWYFDEIYDTIIIKPTLAFTNLLWSFDGGVIDWVVNAFGRFTLWLSVIKTWFDVHIVDGTVNGLGYTIWATGALLRQFQTGKVQLYGFFIIFGIVLMLIVTRVV, translated from the coding sequence ATGCGCGAACTTAGTTGGATCATACCGCTTCTGCCTTTGACAGCATTTTGTCTGATCGTCTTCTTTACGCGCGAGAACCGCAAGCTTTCATCTGCCATTTCACTCGGTGCAATCGGCACGGCATTTCTTTATGCCGTGAGCCTGCTGATCCAACAACTCGGCGACAATACACCGTTCGAACTCAACTATATCTGGGCATCGTTCCCGACTCTCAAACTCGAAGTCGGCATCTACATCGATGCGTTGACCTCAATCATGCTGGTCGTGGTTACGACCGTTTCGATGCTCGTACAGATTTATTCGCTTGGCTACATGCACGGTGATCCGCGCTTCTCGCGATACTATTCGTATCTCTCGCTGTTCACCTTCTCGATGCTCGGCCTTGTGCTCGCCAACAATTTCTTCCTGATCTTTGTCTTCTGGGAGTTGGTCGGCTTGACCTCGTATCTGTTGATCGGATTCTGGTTTGAGAAGAAGACCGCCGCCGACGCCGGCAAGAAAGCATTTATCACTACCCGAATTGGTGACTTCGGTTTCCTGATCGGCGTGATTCTCCTCGCCGCGTATTGCGGTACGCTTAATTACCAGGAAGTCTTCTCACAGGTCGCAGGCGGTGTCATTCCGCCTGCCGTTCTGACTTTCGCCGGCATCGCAATCTTCTGCGGCGCCATCGGTAAGTCGGCACAGTTCCCGTTGCATGTCTGGCTCCCAGATGCGATGGAAGGTCCCACACCGGTCTCGGCGTTGATTCACGCCGCTACGATGGTTGCTGCCGGTGTGTACCTTGTCGCGCGCTCGATGAGCCTCTTTGAACATAGTCCCGACGCCGCACTGTTCGTAGCGGTTATCGGTATCATCACATCGCTGTTGGCGGCTTCGATTGCTCTCGTCCAGAATGACATCAAGCGCATTCTCGCCTATTCGACGGTCAGCCAGCTCGGTTACATGATCATGGCGCTCGGCCTCGGTTCGTTTACCGCCGGTACCTTGCACCTGATGACCCACGCCTTCTTCAAAGCCTGCTTGTTCCTCTGCGCCGGATCAGTGATTCACGCCGTGCACTCGCAGGACATTCAGAAGATGGGGGGACTCCGTCACAAAATGCCGATCACCTATTGGTCGATGCTGATTGCCACACTGTCGATTGCCGGTATCTTCCCGTTGTCGGGATTCTGGTCCAAGGACGAAATCGTGGCCTCGACTCTCGGTCATCCAATTTTCATGGCACTGACGCTGTTGGTCGCGTTCATGACATCATTCTATATGTTCCGCCTGATCTTCCTGACTTTCTACGGCGAGTCTCGCGATCATCATGCCTACGAACACGCACATGAGTCGCCGCGCACTATGACAACGCCGTTGATTGTTTTGGGTGTGTTGTCGGTCTGTGCCGGTTGGGTGGCAATTCCGTGGCTGTCGCATGGGTACTCGATGTTCGCCTATGTTCACGAACCGCACCACGCTGAAGCACACATCAGCATAATGCTGATCTCGACATTGGTGGCGTTCTCCGGTATCGGGCTTGCCTACCTGATGTACATCAAGAAATCGATTTCGCCGCAGGCTCTTGGAGCAAAATTCAAAGGTCTTTATACGCTGCTCTATAACAAGTGGTACTTCGATGAAATTTATGATACGATAATTATCAAGCCGACACTGGCGTTCACCAATTTGTTGTGGTCGTTTGATGGCGGTGTTATCGATTGGGTCGTAAACGCCTTTGGCAGATTCACGCTTTGGCTGTCGGTTATCAAGACTTGGTTCGACGTTCACATCGTCGATGGCACAGTCAACGGACTTGGCTACACCATTTGGGCCACCGGTGCGTTGTTGCGTCAGTTCCAAACCGGCAAAGTACAGTTGTATGGTTTCTTTATCATATTCGGCATCGTACTGATGCTCATAGTGACTCGAGTTGTATAG
- a CDS encoding PTS sugar transporter subunit IIA: MKLSKLLSDELVVADMPATTKKEAIAFLIERISKQFPLLDCDQISIAVDERERIENTSYGHGFAFPHARTDEVQRMYIAVGVSKRGLSDKTPDGVPLRVVCLMLTPSNISQLYLQTLSAFARLARNSEHLKRMLEAQTPAEVIDVITNSGVKVDRDLLVRDIMVEKVISVTRETTLKEVANLLYKHRVGAMPVVDSAGTVVGQISNRDLIRAALPDYKALINNLSMAPDVMPFDDLLKAAEKKNVGEIMNPELATTTEDTPVVELAALMIFKNLRMVPVVRDSKLVGVVVISDIVSKIIRG, encoded by the coding sequence TTGAAACTATCAAAACTCCTCTCCGATGAACTGGTAGTCGCTGACATGCCGGCTACGACCAAGAAGGAAGCTATTGCTTTCCTGATCGAGCGGATCAGCAAGCAGTTCCCACTGCTCGACTGCGATCAAATCTCGATTGCCGTCGATGAACGCGAACGCATCGAGAATACTTCCTACGGCCACGGCTTTGCGTTTCCTCATGCGCGTACCGATGAGGTCCAGCGCATGTATATCGCGGTCGGCGTCAGCAAACGCGGACTGAGCGACAAGACGCCCGACGGCGTCCCGCTGCGTGTCGTCTGCCTGATGCTGACACCATCCAATATTTCTCAACTCTATCTGCAAACCTTGTCGGCTTTCGCGCGATTGGCGCGCAATAGCGAGCATCTAAAGAGAATGCTGGAAGCTCAGACGCCGGCCGAGGTTATTGATGTTATTACTAACTCGGGAGTGAAAGTGGATCGAGATCTGCTGGTTCGCGACATTATGGTCGAAAAAGTTATCAGTGTCACCCGCGAAACAACCCTTAAGGAAGTCGCCAATCTTCTCTACAAGCATCGTGTCGGCGCCATGCCGGTGGTGGATAGTGCCGGAACAGTTGTCGGCCAGATTTCCAATCGCGATCTGATTCGCGCCGCATTGCCCGATTACAAGGCGCTTATCAATAATCTCTCGATGGCGCCTGATGTCATGCCGTTTGACGACTTGCTCAAGGCCGCCGAAAAGAAGAATGTCGGCGAAATCATGAATCCGGAACTCGCTACAACAACCGAGGATACACCGGTCGTCGAACTGGCAGCGTTGATGATTTTCAAGAATCTTCGCATGGTGCCGGTCGTGCGCGACAGCAAACTCGTCGGTGTTGTCGTTATTTCCGATATTGTTTCCAAGATCATTCGCGGCTAA
- a CDS encoding NADH-quinone oxidoreductase subunit M: protein MDFPILSVMIFTPLVGMLLVMLINKEKTQLIKYTSVAVSIIPLILSVMLWFAYDSSTSVMQFTERYEWIPSLSIQYFLGVDGLSVPMLFLTALLSTISLIVSFHITNRVKEYFAFFLLLEAGMIGVFAALDFFLFYIFWEVMLVPMYFLIGIWGGPRKEYAAIKFFLYTLFGSIFMLVGILILYLNSSPHTLDMVELIAQGNQFAHSLQILVWVFFFLAFAIKVPIFPFHTWLPDAHVEAPTAVSIILAGVLLKMGTYGFLRISYPMLPHGTQYFAYPFAILGVIGIIYGALVSMAQKDLKKLVAYSSVSHMGYCVLGMAVFFINSDGQPHTTGLAGCIFQMFSHGLITGALFLLVGVLYDRAHTREIAAFGGLGSKLPLYTALMTVFAMASLGLPGMSGFVAEFMVFVGAFASPTYQIMTGIAVIGVVLTAAYILRMVQKMFLGEFNVKWAGLTEINGRELLAVIPLLVLTIALGVYPKPLVTMISATLENIVVMVSR from the coding sequence ATGGACTTTCCGATTTTAAGTGTCATGATCTTCACCCCGCTTGTCGGCATGCTGCTTGTCATGCTGATAAACAAGGAGAAGACTCAACTCATCAAGTACACCTCCGTTGCGGTCAGCATCATTCCGCTGATCTTGTCGGTGATGTTGTGGTTCGCCTACGACTCATCGACATCGGTGATGCAATTCACCGAACGCTACGAGTGGATACCGTCGCTGTCGATTCAGTATTTCCTCGGCGTTGACGGATTGTCCGTACCGATGCTATTCCTCACTGCGCTGTTGTCGACGATTTCATTGATCGTTTCGTTCCACATCACGAATCGCGTGAAGGAATACTTCGCGTTCTTCCTGCTGCTTGAAGCTGGAATGATCGGAGTGTTTGCCGCGCTCGATTTCTTCCTGTTCTACATCTTCTGGGAAGTGATGCTGGTGCCGATGTATTTCCTGATCGGTATCTGGGGCGGACCGCGCAAGGAATACGCTGCGATCAAGTTCTTCCTGTACACGCTCTTTGGCTCGATCTTCATGCTGGTCGGAATTCTGATCCTCTATCTGAATTCCTCACCGCACACTCTCGATATGGTAGAACTGATCGCTCAAGGCAATCAGTTCGCGCACTCACTACAGATTCTCGTCTGGGTGTTCTTCTTCCTCGCATTTGCCATCAAGGTTCCGATCTTCCCGTTCCACACATGGTTGCCGGATGCTCACGTCGAGGCGCCAACCGCAGTCTCGATTATTCTTGCCGGCGTGCTCCTGAAAATGGGCACATACGGTTTCCTGCGGATTAGTTATCCGATGCTGCCACACGGGACGCAATATTTCGCCTATCCTTTCGCCATCCTCGGTGTCATTGGTATTATCTATGGCGCACTTGTGTCGATGGCGCAGAAGGATCTTAAGAAGCTTGTCGCATATTCGTCGGTCTCGCACATGGGTTACTGCGTGCTGGGCATGGCGGTCTTCTTCATAAATTCAGACGGACAGCCGCACACCACCGGACTTGCAGGGTGCATCTTCCAGATGTTCAGCCACGGCTTGATCACCGGCGCACTCTTCTTACTGGTCGGCGTGTTATACGATCGCGCTCACACCCGCGAAATCGCGGCCTTCGGCGGACTTGGTTCTAAACTGCCGCTGTACACCGCATTGATGACCGTCTTTGCGATGGCATCGCTGGGATTGCCCGGAATGTCGGGATTCGTAGCCGAGTTCATGGTATTCGTCGGCGCTTTTGCGTCGCCGACCTATCAGATAATGACAGGCATCGCCGTCATCGGCGTGGTGCTTACCGCGGCCTATATCCTTCGCATGGTACAGAAAATGTTCCTAGGCGAGTTCAACGTGAAGTGGGCTGGTCTTACCGAGATCAACGGACGCGAACTTCTCGCTGTCATTCCGTTGCTCGTGTTGACTATCGCTCTCGGTGTCTATCCCAAGCCGCTGGTCACGATGATCTCAGCGACGTTGGAAAACATTGTCGTTATGGTGTCGAGGTAG
- a CDS encoding TerC family protein, with amino-acid sequence MTEFWLWAGFIAFVLAMLVIDLGIFNRKAHTIKMKEALIWCTIWISLAALFCIGTYIYKGHQAGLEFLTGYLIELSLSLDNLFVFLLIFSYFRVAPTLQHKVLYWGILGALLMRAGMIAGGIALITKFHWIIYVFGAFLVFTGIKMLTSGDTEIHPDKNPIIRLARKLFPVTPQYHGDHFFARIDGRLFATPMFLVLLMIETTDLVFAVDSIPAILAITRDTFIVYTSNVFAILGLRSFYFALAGMFYKFRFLKVGLSIVLAYVGVKMLIADFFKIPTFVSLGVIVVTIGTSILVSFLIPAKTEEVGTPVDPKSPDSL; translated from the coding sequence ATGACAGAATTTTGGCTGTGGGCCGGTTTTATAGCTTTTGTGCTGGCGATGCTTGTCATCGATCTCGGCATTTTCAATCGCAAAGCGCACACCATCAAAATGAAAGAAGCACTGATCTGGTGCACAATCTGGATCTCGCTGGCGGCGCTGTTTTGTATCGGCACCTACATCTACAAGGGGCACCAGGCCGGACTGGAGTTCCTTACCGGATATCTGATTGAACTGTCGTTAAGTCTCGACAATCTTTTCGTTTTCCTGCTGATATTTTCCTATTTCCGCGTTGCGCCGACATTGCAGCATAAAGTGCTGTACTGGGGTATTCTCGGCGCGCTGTTGATGCGTGCCGGCATGATTGCCGGCGGTATCGCGTTGATCACCAAATTCCATTGGATCATCTACGTCTTCGGCGCATTCTTGGTGTTTACCGGCATCAAGATGCTCACCTCGGGCGACACCGAAATCCACCCCGACAAGAATCCGATCATCCGGCTGGCGCGCAAACTATTCCCGGTGACGCCGCAGTATCACGGCGACCATTTCTTCGCCCGCATCGACGGACGCCTGTTCGCAACGCCGATGTTTCTGGTGTTGTTGATGATTGAAACCACCGACTTGGTGTTTGCTGTCGATTCGATTCCGGCGATTCTGGCGATTACGCGGGATACATTTATCGTGTACACTTCCAACGTGTTTGCGATTCTCGGTCTGCGCTCGTTCTATTTTGCGCTGGCAGGGATGTTCTACAAGTTCCGTTTCCTCAAGGTCGGTCTTTCGATCGTTCTGGCGTATGTCGGCGTCAAGATGCTGATCGCCGACTTTTTCAAAATCCCCACGTTTGTATCCCTCGGTGTGATCGTCGTTACGATCGGCACATCAATTCTGGTGTCATTCCTGATACCCGCCAAGACCGAAGAGGTCGGCACACCGGTCGACCCGAAGTCGCCCGATTCGCTGTAA
- a CDS encoding NADH-quinone oxidoreductase subunit J, whose translation MDHGIAPYLFYLFAFMIVVSGILVVTLRDIFHCALMLVICMFSVAAIYVLLGADFIAAVQVLIYVGAVSVLLIFAIMLTARVSGIGIKQQNEQVPFALLATIAFMAITVFGLGKTIWNVKSAAPPEETVMSLGKLLMTVYVVPFEIVSIVLLAALIGAIVIARRD comes from the coding sequence ATGGATCACGGAATCGCGCCATATCTATTCTACTTGTTTGCCTTTATGATTGTCGTGTCCGGCATTCTCGTCGTGACCTTGCGCGACATCTTTCATTGCGCATTGATGCTCGTCATCTGCATGTTCTCGGTCGCCGCCATCTATGTCTTGCTCGGAGCGGACTTCATCGCCGCCGTGCAGGTCTTGATCTATGTCGGCGCCGTGTCGGTACTGCTGATATTCGCCATCATGTTGACTGCGCGCGTTTCCGGTATCGGAATCAAACAGCAAAATGAACAAGTCCCGTTTGCCTTGTTGGCGACAATTGCCTTTATGGCGATCACAGTGTTTGGCCTCGGCAAGACCATCTGGAACGTCAAGTCTGCCGCGCCTCCGGAAGAAACCGTGATGTCGCTCGGCAAACTGTTGATGACCGTCTATGTCGTGCCGTTTGAAATTGTCTCGATTGTGCTGTTAGCAGCACTAATCGGCGCCATTGTCATTGCGAGGAGAGATTAG
- a CDS encoding methyltransferase domain-containing protein, protein MKGSVSKGTSEILSTALNLRDDDIREILSTNKGFDNPQQWIDYARLHGFKVVKARHLLECPECGSRSSRVLGQFVYYSQLSRLRKCRKCKLIYSDVVVDSTVIQNHFESAYKDVAYFQRRQRTIFNHIVEIVEENCRDRSSVIDIGGGMGHLASLIRPRRPDCEITFSDISQRSCEHASSFFEINSVCCALENLWQEGRRYDTLLMVDVLYYVQDLPGAWRSILPAHQVTLN, encoded by the coding sequence ATGAAGGGCAGCGTCAGTAAGGGGACTTCAGAGATTCTGTCAACTGCATTGAATTTGCGGGACGACGATATTCGAGAGATCTTATCGACAAATAAGGGATTTGACAATCCACAACAGTGGATTGACTATGCTCGATTGCATGGATTTAAGGTTGTAAAAGCGCGACATCTACTTGAGTGCCCTGAGTGTGGCAGCCGGAGTTCGCGAGTTCTCGGCCAGTTTGTTTACTACAGCCAATTGTCGCGGTTGCGAAAATGTAGAAAATGCAAACTAATCTACTCAGACGTCGTGGTCGACAGCACAGTAATCCAAAACCATTTTGAGTCGGCATACAAGGACGTAGCATATTTCCAGCGGCGTCAGCGTACGATCTTCAACCACATCGTCGAGATTGTCGAAGAGAACTGCAGAGATCGATCTTCAGTGATTGACATTGGCGGGGGCATGGGTCATCTTGCTTCATTGATACGACCGAGGCGACCTGACTGTGAGATCACATTCAGCGACATCTCACAACGCTCCTGCGAGCATGCTAGCTCGTTCTTCGAAATCAACTCTGTCTGTTGTGCCCTTGAGAATTTGTGGCAAGAAGGCAGGCGCTACGATACACTTTTGATGGTGGATGTGCTGTATTATGTACAAGATCTGCCCGGCGCTTGGCGGTCCATTCTGCCTGCTCATCAAGTGACGCTGAATTGA
- a CDS encoding NADH-quinone oxidoreductase subunit D: MNEATPSQYSEEFEVNMGPQHPSTHGVLRLMLRMNGENIVRATPYIGYLHRGIEKICENRTYAQCIPMLDRFEYVTSMASEEVFCLATERLAAVEVPERAEYLRVIMLEFNRIASHLIFLGTFSLDLGAITPFLYCLREREQIIDLFEMTSGQRLTYNYIRVGGVAYDIPEDFLPLARKFVDTFQHRIDDYEAILTQNPIFLARTKNVGIISKDIAVNYAASGPVLRASGVKWDLRRDDPYSIYDRFKFDIPTGTVGDTWDRYMVRVQEMRQSNEIVRQALDNLPQGDYKAKMKAVFKPPVGECYARIENARGEMGCHIISDGSTKPYRLKLRGGSYCHTQLIPAIASGMMIADLVATFASLDVILPEVDR, from the coding sequence ATGAACGAAGCGACGCCATCTCAATATAGCGAAGAGTTTGAGGTCAACATGGGACCACAGCACCCGTCAACGCACGGTGTGCTCCGGCTCATGCTTCGAATGAATGGCGAGAACATTGTTCGCGCCACGCCCTACATCGGCTATCTCCATCGCGGCATCGAAAAGATCTGCGAAAATCGCACCTACGCCCAGTGCATACCAATGCTCGATCGTTTCGAGTACGTTACTTCAATGGCTTCCGAGGAAGTTTTCTGTCTTGCTACCGAAAGACTCGCCGCCGTCGAAGTGCCGGAACGCGCCGAATACCTGCGCGTTATTATGCTCGAATTCAACCGTATCGCCTCGCACCTGATTTTCCTGGGGACGTTCTCGCTCGATCTCGGCGCTATCACGCCGTTTCTCTATTGTCTGCGCGAACGTGAACAAATTATCGATCTCTTTGAAATGACATCCGGACAGCGCCTCACCTATAACTACATCCGGGTCGGCGGTGTCGCGTATGATATTCCCGAGGACTTCTTGCCGTTGGCGCGCAAATTCGTCGACACCTTCCAACATCGCATCGACGACTACGAAGCCATCCTGACCCAGAATCCGATCTTCCTTGCACGCACGAAGAACGTCGGCATAATCTCCAAAGACATCGCCGTCAACTATGCCGCCTCTGGTCCGGTTCTGCGTGCGTCCGGCGTCAAGTGGGATCTTCGCCGCGATGACCCATATTCAATCTATGACCGTTTCAAGTTTGACATCCCCACCGGCACGGTCGGCGACACCTGGGATCGATACATGGTTCGCGTGCAGGAGATGCGTCAATCGAACGAGATCGTCCGTCAGGCGCTCGACAATCTTCCGCAGGGCGACTACAAAGCTAAAATGAAAGCTGTCTTCAAACCGCCTGTTGGCGAATGCTATGCCCGCATTGAAAATGCGCGCGGCGAAATGGGATGCCATATTATCTCCGACGGCAGCACCAAACCGTATCGTCTCAAACTGCGCGGCGGCTCATACTGTCACACTCAGCTTATTCCGGCGATTGCCTCCGGTATGATGATTGCCGATTTGGTTGCGACCTTCGCTTCACTTGATGTGATTCTCCCCGAGGTAGATAGATAG